One Mus musculus strain C57BL/6J chromosome 2, GRCm38.p6 C57BL/6J genomic window, tgcctctgctggtcCTGTGCAAGGCCTGCTGTAAGTAAAGGGAATCAGGGGCCCAGTTTGAAACTCCCCAGTGCCTTCAAGAAGCTGGTAGAAAAGGAACCACTGACTGTTTCctgttagtttgtttatttgcCATGTGTGTCTGCTGTGTTCAGATAGTGTAAACTCTTAGAAAAACTGGGTTTTAgaaatgaatacttttttttttcttcaagacagctgtatagctgtggctgtcctggaactcactttgtagaccagtctggcctcgaactcagacatccgcctgcctctgcctcccaagtgctgggattaaaggcgtgggccaccaccgctCAGCCCTACTTTTCTTAAGTAGCTAAAtggtttttattctgttttgttgttgttgtttgatctTAAATTAGGATTAAAGTGTATGGGTTCTAGTAATGGAGCCAAAGGGAGGGTCCTACTTGATTTGGGCAGTATGACATGAACCCTTTTTCTATGTTCTGGTTTAGGGTGGCTGCTGTTAGTGACGATCATGTTTAGGATCGGACTGGTTTAGTGGTTGATAAAAATTCTCCAAATTCCATGTATAAGTTTCAAGGAGTGTCACTCACTCTGTGGTAGAATGGAGAGACTTGCTCTTGCTGGTCGCTCTGCTGCCATTCCCAAGACTGTGTCTGGTGGGTGGCACAGGGCACAGTTCTGTGTGTGACTAGAGACTTGTTCAGACCATGTGCTGTGTGAAGCTTGATATACTCTCTCAGTTGGTGAGTTTTATAAATACTCCGTCAGAGGAGACTTAAGACAAGCGTATAACGCACTATGCTTGAGGcaaggtcagcagcagctgtcgtGGTGCAGGGGGGAGTGAGTGTGGCTTCTCCAGTGGTTCTGGTGTGGAACTCGGAGAATTTCGGCTGTGAGCGCCATAGGTTTTTAAGGTGGCCTAAGCACGTGTGGTAGCAGAGTCCAGTTTTGCTCTCAGGTTCCTTCCAGCTCAGCAGCAGTACTTGCTGGTTTAGAGGATTTCCAGCGGTTTGCATTGTTTCAACTGTGCAAACTTTAAGTTTAAAATGGAACTGGATTTAACTTCATTTAATAAATTTACAGCTCCTTGACTGTGAGCAGTTAAACATCTCAGTCTTAAATTGAGTGCTGGGAAGTGAAGCTGAGAGGAGCGGACCTTTTCCTCTCACACCTTTCCTTGAAGGTATCGGGCAGGCCCTAACTGGCATTGCTTCTGAGGTGAGAGGCTCAGGCTGGGATGGGTAGGCCTGGACAGAGGGCCTTTTTACAAGTTAGAGATGCACAGCGTGACTGCACCATTGCTCCAACCTGTGCAGAGACTCACCCTGATGTCTTAGGATAACAGCCACCCAGGTGAGTCCTCACAGTAGACTGCCAGGGCAAGCCACCTTCTTCTGTGCCCGGTTTGTGTGGTTTGGTTTAAGAAGCTTTGAAGGCGCCAGTAGTTTGTGCCAGGTGTTTGTGGCACAAATCCTTGGACTTGGGCCACTGGTGTTTGTAAAGGACTCTTCTTGATTATTTCATTATAACTTGCAGTTGAAGGGGTAAATATGGGGTGTGGGAGGGGGAGTAAATACAGCAGTGAACTcaaatattaatcattttatcAAATATTGGGAGCTAAATGTTAGCAATAGTCAGATCCTGTATACATTAAAGTCAAATCTGACCTCCCAGTTATTAAGAAAATCAGtcaattaagaaaaaattaattatttaaggTATCATTACTTAGTCTTTTTTCCACCTCACTTATACTTTTTACCTGGTTTCTAATTCAGCCATCAGGATAAAAGGTGTCAGGGTTGCTGAAGGCAGGAGGCGTGCTGGCGGTGGAGGAGCAGCGGGGAGAGGCAGTGGGGAGCTTGGGCAGTGAGGCCAGGCTTCCGAGAGCTGCTCTGTGCTTTCTCCGTCTGCTTGCCCAAAGGGTTTGTCTTTGACTATATAAAAATAAGCATGAAGGGTCCAGGCAACAGTTAATTTTTTCATCTCTTCCATATTGCTGCTGTTTAAAGGCCATCTAGACATACTGAGCCTAGGTATAGCAATTCAAAAATCCATTTAGCTAAATCTAACATAGATTCTGCCTACTGGGTTTCTTACTATTTTCACAGGCAAAGTACAGAATTATGTACCAGTCCTGAGGAGCCATACTGTAGTCAGTCTCTAGACCACTGCAGTGGAAGTTTAGGAGAGAGTAACCTGCCTCCTGACTACTATTGGCATGCCCACCACCCCCAGCTTCGTCCCTGACTTGAGTCTAGGGATTGTGAGGGAGCTTGCTGCTGAGTCCTGTTGGCGCCCACAGCTGCCTCAGTACTGCTGCCACtgccagggaaaccctgtcccCTCACCTTGACTTGGAATTAGCGCAGCTGATGCCCTTCCATAGCGCACTCTGCTCCCGTCCTTTTATGTGGAAAGCTCTGCTGTGCTCATCTGAGTTGGTTTTTAAACTAACCAATGCCGCCAAGCTCCTgaacctgcctgcctgtggaggaGACCCTGGCCACTGATCCCCCGTGAGCGCAGTGCTGTTATCTAGCACCGCCCGCGTACTCTACTTGCTCTTCTGTCCATCCTCTGGTCTCCTTTTGTAGTCGGTTTCCACCCCGATGCCTGGCCCTCCCTGTCTTGGACCCATCCTGACATTTCCCTTTCACATCTGTCTTTAGATTTGGTTTTCTACCTCACTATGGCAGTTGATAGTTTGTTAATCTGGATGTTTCAAAATCTTCTTCCTCACTGTCTCCAGGGGCCATTTCCTCAAGCTCGGGTGTTTAGAAATAACGCTTCTCACCGGAAACCAGCACAGGCAGCCTTTCTGCTACCAGGTCCACTCTGCCCAGGTTAGAGCCAGCCACGCACAACTGCAGAATCgtgttttactttcttttcagtTACAGGTCACGACCAATTCCTAAGTCAGTTTCAAGTTGCATTTGAGAGACTTAAATACTTTAGATATATTCAGGTATTGgttgaataaatgaatacagCACTTCCAGTGTTGCCTTCTAAGAATTAGGCAAGCACTAAATGGTggctattaaaaaaaacacatgaagTTAGAAAGTAAACTTAatgggaggctgagggagggaTGGATTGATTCAAACATCATAgggatgatttatttattttattacatatatgagTGTTATATCTGTGtgtacacctacatgccagaagagggcatcagatcccattacagatggttgtaagccactatgtggttgctggggattgaactcaggacctctggaagagcacacagagtgctgctcttaaccactgaggcatctcttcagccctgaatgataaattttaaatagaacattttaaaaagaaagacttgGTTGTTGGTTAAAAAATACTTAcatagggctggagagttagctcagtggttaagagcactgactgctcttccaaagatcctgagttcaagtcccagcaactacatggtggctcacaaccatctgtattgtgattgacaccttcttctggtgtgtctgcagacaaCTCAtaaacagtgtactcataaacagaaaataaataaataaatctttataaaatacttagatagtctttaaaaaatacttagaTATCAGCATTATTATGGACTAGAGAGGAATTGaagtgtttctagtttttccttggTAATATTATTTGAACTTTTCCCCCCATTTCTTACAAGGATCAGAAAATACTGCTAAAGCACTAAAAGGTttaaatttgattaaaaaaatgtaataagcATACACAGGTAATAAGAATATGAGTATAGTAATATTGAAGTTTTGTTAGTTTTCTATCTACTGTTAATTTTCTGACTGCCACTGTATTAAAATGTGCTGCTGTTCATTTACTATACAAAAACtgtggatttggttagcaagatcTGAGGAGATTGGGAAGATGTGGACTAGATAGCCAGgattggagtggatgtagcactctTAACAATCAATGATTGAATGACAAATTACCTTAGAAACAAATGCTAGGTTCCCACTATATCTCAGTCCCCTACATGCTTGCAGGCAtctttttctcttgtctttctGTGACTGAGTCTCACTAATGTcacccaggctgggcttgaactggTGATCTTCCCGCCTTAGCCATCACACTGCTTCATTGGATATAGGCGAACACTAGCTTCTTGAATGTGATGAAGTAGCAGTTTACTGCAGAGCATTTATTTCCATCACCCCCAAAAGAAAATTACCACTTAGTAGTCAGTCCCTTTCCAGTTCTCTGGGCCCTGGAAACCACTGGTCTACTTACAGATTTGCCTTGGggacattttatataaatagaatcATGTTGTGTGCTGCCCTttctctttggcttttttttttttttttttttttttttttttttttttttcctgaatgtgATGTCTTCTGAGGTTCATTTATGTTGTAGCATGTCAGTTCCTCCTTTTTGCTTTATTGTGTGGCTGTAGTTCATTTAAAAATCTCTTCACTTAATGGACTTTGAGGTAGTTTCCAGTTTGTATCTGTGTTAATAATGGTTCTGTGAACATTTGTGTATGGTTGTTAATACggggatatttttattttctctgtatacAAAGAACTGTATCTGGTGACTCCATGTTTAGCTCTTTGAAAATTGCTCAAGTGGTTGAGTTTGCAATTTTGTTGCTGCAATGTGAGGTTACAGCTTGTCCACACTAACATTTGTTAGTggataacgtgtgtgtgtgtgtgtgtgtgtgtgtgtgtgtgtgtgtgtgtgtgtgtatttgtgtgtgtgggggggggggggtgttttgctAGACTGGCTGGTCTGCAAACCTCTcagtttttcaaggcagggtttctttgcaaTAGTCCTGGTTGTACTGGTcttaatctgtagaccaggctggcctcgaactcacagagatctgcctgcctgtgcttctggttctttttgttgttgttattgttaccgAGTTGAGAAGATTCTTCATATATTCTGAGTAAAAATTTCTTAGTGATTTGAAAATCTCATTCTGTAAGGCTCTCTTCATTTTTAAATGCACTTTTGGCTCTTATATAACTTGGTGTTAATTTTGAGTATGGGTAACTTTATGTTATTAAGTGTTTTAAGCTTGTAATCTTTGCTTTAGAAAAGCTGGTACAGACTGGTGTCTATTGGAGTTAGTTAGTGTCTATGTACATGCAGTTGGACAGTAGAAGACAGAAAGGCTAAAAACTGCTTTAAGATCTTTTGGCATCAAGAACTTGTTTAAACCCCTCATCCAGAATAATAACTAATACCATGACAAAGGATTATTTTTCTGGCTAGTATAATCCCAAATTAAACTGTTAACCTTCATTATTAacagtaaaatttttatttattctaatcTCAatctataatttaaatattttataaatgacttataaaataatttataaaagaaatatgcCTATGGGTGTGTGGCGGGGGTAGGGGAGGGTaggaggtggaggccagaggtcatccTTAGGTGATGTTTCTCAGAAACTGTccctcttgtttttgagacaaggtctctcacttagGGTTTATGGATTAGTTCTGGCTGGCAGGCCACAGCCCCAGGAGATAGGGTTATGGTTGCTGTCTCCCCGGTGGTTGGGAGCAGGAGGGCAGGACCGTGCCCAGCTTTTGCTGTGGTgtttgggatcaaactcaagtccttatgGCTTGCATAGGCTGCACTGCACTTCCAGGGCTTTCCCCGAATGGTGAGTTAAATTTAAAGACAAGCAATTAATGTTACTGAATACTGAGCAGGGCTTTGAAATATTtacataatgttttgttttttgttttgttggttttttttttgtgagagagagagagagagagagagagagagagagagagagagagagagagagagagagatgttataGGGCTGGAATTTTCCCAGCAAGAAGCTGAAACCATCTGTTCTGCTTCATGTAAAAGTTTTCAAGATATTATTAATATACAGACTAGGAAGGTGATCTCAGCTAAGGCTCTAAGAAACCTGTGAGGAAAACATAATTCAGGGCTAGGCTCATTCAGTAGAGTACTTGCCCAGCATGGGTGAAGCCTTGGATTCAATCTCCAACATGGCATTAACCAGGCACAGTGTCTGCCAGACACTGTAATCTCAGCAcgggagaggtggggagaggaagaTGAGAGACTTAAACTATGTCACACTTGACTACACAGTCATTGACActagcctgggctccatgagaccTTGTCCTAAAGAGACAGATGGGCTCAGGGACCTTGACACCACCCAGCTGCTTAAGGAGCCCTTTGGAGATTTTAGGAGGAGGGGCGGTTGCAGTCATTTCCCCACATAATTAATGGTGGGCATGACTTACACCATGTGTGCTAGTCAGGAGTCAGTAATGCTCACACTCCTAAGATTTTAAGTCTATGCCAATCTGTAGCCAAAATGCAGTGTTTTATATTTGCAATTAGAAGAGTTGTAAGCTCTTTTGCACATTTCTCATTGTAGGCCTCAGGAGTTCAGGTTGCGGATGAAGTATGTCGCATTTTCTACGACATGAAAGTTCGGAAATGTTCcacaccagaagaaatcaagaaaagaaagaaggctgTCATTTTCTGTCTCAGTGCAGACAAAAAGTGCATAGTCGTTGAAGAAGGCAAAGAGATCTTGGTGGGAGATGTTGGCGCCACCATAACTGATCCTTTCAAGCATTTTGTCGGAATGCTTCCTGAAAAAGATTGTCGCTATGCTTTGTATGACGCCAGCTTTGAGACCAAGGAGTCCAGGAAAGAAGAGCTGATGTTCTTCCTGTGGTGAGCACTAGGATATGGAGCCGCTAGAGAACTGAGAGCCAGTCTCCTACTGCCCACTCGTGGGGAACCAGTTTAGGGATCAGAATGGTATTGGCAATGTTGGGGGTTGAGCCCAGGACCATGCATGTAATTAGGTACAGGTTCTAGCACTGTATCTCCAGACCCTGCAAAAAAATTTGTGTTGAAGCTACTCATAGTCAAAATGCTTACAAGCTTCAGAAAGTCTAAGCTGTCTTGAGTTTAGCTACATTGTCTACTTGAAAGGATGCCACTTTAGGTAGTTTATTTTGTTGACTCTTAGAAGGTAATGCTTCTAAATCAGAATTCCCAGATTCTCCTCAATGTGCCGGCTGTAAAGCAGGCCCTCCTCACCACGCCGTGCTGCGCACCAGCGCGCTCTGCTGGGTCCACGCTCCTCACTTAAGCACTTGTCATCTGGTTCTTTTCAGGATGTTGATGTCACTCCTCCTTCACTGTGGTCCCACTATGTCTGTAGTATCTAGTTAGTTCCCCCGAACCTGCATAGGGATActtcatttttaattgaaatttcaaTTAGTTAAAAAGATAACatctatattttgagacagggtctccttgtatagcccaggctggtctggaactcaacaGTAGTCCTTTCTAGTGCTGGAAATACAGGCATGGTctgccatgcccagctaaaaCTCTTTGTTTAGTTGAATGAGTATCTGTATTTCCAATGTGTAGCCACATATGACTGACAGAAACAGCATTTTCACTGTTGCAAAAGAGTCAGCGGAACagcgttttcttttttctttttcttctttttaagatttatttgtttatcatatatataagtccactgcagctgtcttcagacatctcagaagaaggtgtcagatctcattacttacacggttgtgagccaccatgtggttgctgggatttgaactcgggaccttaaccgctgagccatctctccagaccatgaACAGTGTTTGCTAGTGAGCATTTTAAGATGATTTATGTGGCCTTTTCTGGTTATTCTAGTCTTGAAATATTTGACATTAAGCCTTATACAAAAGTCTTtcattccagcatttgggagggaaAGGTACCTTTTTCCCACTGTGGTTACCGTATGTGATCATTTATGAC contains:
- the Dstn gene encoding destrin; amino-acid sequence: MASGVQVADEVCRIFYDMKVRKCSTPEEIKKRKKAVIFCLSADKKCIVVEEGKEILVGDVGATITDPFKHFVGMLPEKDCRYALYDASFETKESRKEELMFFLWAPEQAPLKSKMIYASSKDAIKKKFPGIKHEYQANGPEDLNRTCIAEKLGGSLIVAFEGSPV